GCTATATCTGTTACCAGAGTATTTCACAATCAAATCTCAATAGTAATTGATCACATTCACATGTGCGCATAAAACAAACaattttataaaacaattttaaagtGCGATTTTACTACAAGCTTACAGGTCAACTGTAATAGTTgtagtgttacaatggaacactAGAGTTTTCCAAGGATCGAACCCAAATGAgatgactattaagtgataaaTAGCGTACACTATAGAATTTAAGCGGCTACTGATATAATTTTATAGTACGACAAATTATCACAAAAAAAGTTTTGCAAGAACATTAAATATGCTAAtctaatgaccaaattgtaaagagtaCAAAACTAAGAGATTACTAACAGAGATTGGTTGATTTTGATGTGGTTCACTAGTCTTCGAATGAGATTACAAACTGGTTCCATTTTATCTTTCAATATAATTTTTACCGAGTTATACAAATTAATTCGATTTATCTCTCGATCTCACCGGTTAATTCAAGACTAATGAATTGGTGCACAACAAGATTACCTCTCAGTTTCACTTGTCTAGATATTACTTTTGGGGTGTCACTTTCTAAGTTTTTAGGTTTATTCGGTTTAATCCAATTTATTACGATTAGTCCCTTAtccaaaaaaaatcaatttatccACATTTTCATCAATCAACCTCCTTTTTAGATTTAGCTACTCATGCTGAAAATAAAGAGAATAGACATAGAAATGAAAAGCAAGGAAGGCATTAAAGTAAagtttaagaaaatataaaaatttaaatttttatgcaAGGAAACTTAAAGAATATAAAACTGAATGCATTCAACaagaaaatctaaaataataaacataaaaggaacaaaatttaattgaattaaagtaaaagaaacaaaaatatattaaattaaagttagaaATGTCTTACAACCAAGGTATAGAGACTAAAAGTGTCAATAAACCAAAGCTATAGTGATAACTAAATTAGCTAATACTAAGAACATTAAGAATAAGAAgtaaatgcagaaaaataaactcTAAAGCTAAGAAAgaagaagtgaaaaatgaaaaTCCTATAAAAGTTGCAGAAAAACTGAGAGAAAACTTAGAGAAACTAAAGCTAAAACTAAACTAATGAGTGTCTCTCTCCTCTTCAGCCAAAAATGGTTGTTATGCTGATGAATTTTTGTTGCTAAAATTGCCTCTACACGAGCCTTTGGTGATTGGTAGATCTAGTGGACAAAGACTACCCTTTTTGTCCATTTTTGTTCCCTTCACAATGTCGATGTTACGATATCTAAAAGAGGGTATCGTGATACCTCAGGCAATTCCGAACCTTAGGGTCTTTTTTGAAGGGTGGATATCACGATACCACTAAAGGGTGGTCTCCAATCTTCCATCTTGTTGGAGGTATCACGATTCTAAAATTTGGGTATCACAATATCCTTTCCTTTGGTGTTGTTTTCGCTCATTTTTAACCTCCAACACGTCCTTACATCGCTCAACCACATGTTAGCCCCCCAATGAAATCATTAGCCAAATTGGGTCACAAAATGAGTAAAAATAAGACATTTATACTTATTAACtaaaaatccaaaaattaaaacaaaaaaaaaactatgaaaAAGATGTTAATTTGCTTGAGAATAAGCTTTTAAGTATACTGAGAAAGCCTAATTTGCCATATCAAATTATGACAAATGAGTAATTCATTCCAATCATCAATTCTTAACATAAATGCATGCACAACACGTTAAATAAGTAAAAATCGAAACTCaatcgagcttatgaaagctctaaATTTGACTTGAGCATTAATAAAGATCAAACTGTAAACTTTTCAAAGTTTAAGCATAGGTATCGATACTCAAGTCATGTACATATACCatctttaattttgatgtttcaaaaatcaaatttatacggtaatttatttcaatttattagtTTCAATTACCTTATAGCAGTTTATTTTATGCATACgatagtttaattttatttttcaaaatttcttaaagttttttattttattcaatttaatccctaaaattgAAATAATCATAACTTTCACATTTAAGCCCCATTTTTCATCCAATTTCAAATACATCTTATATCCATCTACTATCAAATTCTATCAAATTCTcatgacatttttacaatttattcattttatttctaTACTTAAAAGTTAGCATTTAACTTTACAAATTATCTCTCTCTCTCAACACGGTTTAACTAAAATCGAGTTATAACgatctcaaaatttaaaaaaaaaaaaaaaataggctCTGTTTGAACTCACGTGCAAAGGAAAAAGCTTTGTCCAACCTTGAAGATTCAAAACTGTCTTCTCTCCTCTCTTTTCTTATGAACAATCGATGGGGAGAAAAAAAAGATAAAGATGACCCTTttgttctttatattttaatgttttaatagtaatttaacattatgTTTTAACATATTTTTCACTTAAAATGTGCACCAACTGCACCAACTGTACAGTACTCATCAAAGTGGGTTAATTTCTATATAAACCTTAGTTTAATTACTATTTAGGCCTTTTagcaaataaaaatttatagtGGTTGACTTTTACGGCTATTACAATTTAATTCTTGTACATTAATTACTAACTATTGAATACAATTATTAATCGTAATTCAATATAATACTATAATAGACTCAtagatattaattaataatatttacagaTTTGATCATTGAAAATGGGATTCTAAACTACCATTTCCGACATCACTGAAAAACAGACTATTACAAAAGTAACTAGTAGAGATTTCTAGTGTTGCTAAATTCAAGCCATGAAAGAGTCGTCTACTTCACGTCCCCCAATGTTAGAGATTGATCATTATGCATATTGGAAAGCATGCATGAACGCATGGAGGTTTACATAAAATTCATTGATAAGAAGGCATAACGAGTAGTTCTTACTGGATGGGTGCCATCCATAATGAATATTGAGAATAAGAGAGTGTCTAAGCCTGAGGTATAGTGGAACAATGAAAAAGAAAAGCTTGAAAATGCTAACTCCAAAGCTTTATACGTCATCTTCTATAGAGTAGACTTACAAGCATTCAAAGTGATTGCTAAATGTACTGTTGCCAAATCTGCTTAGGATATTTTGGAGACAACTCATAAAAGTGCCTCCACTGTTAAACAATCAAAGATGAAAACACTAATCAATAGATTTGAAAGCATGAGAATTGAAGAATCAAAGACTATAAGAGAGTTTTATGCAAAGCGGTATAACTTTGGCTCTGTCGAAATCAGAAAGGTCATGAACTAAGTTGGTTAGAATATGATTGAGCTTGATGAGAGCATTGATGCAATCGCTATTGCAGTAACCAACAATCTCCATCTCACTTGGCTTAAGAAATGTAACATTCATGCCTCTTCTCTCTCCACTGTGTATAATGCTTTGTATGTAATCACCATTAGGAATTGGCATCCTAACAACTAGAGAGATTCATTGAGTAAACGAGTGGTTTTACTATTAATGAAGGTAGTAGAGGCAGCCGAATCCGACTTAGGCCAAATTGTTTTTAATGAGATTATGAAGAATGCTAAAAAGGTTCACCCTCATTATTTATTACCATTCCCTTTCCTTATCTTCCAAGTGTTGTACACTTAGAATCCCAAAAGTGTTCAAGCAACAGAACAATTTTAAAAGCTTGTGCTAGAATTGAAGTTTTCCCATAAATAGTTTGAAGGGAAACACATTGTGAATGACCTAGCAAAAGAACCTTATTATTCTAAGTCTGATAACACAGGGAAGGAGGAAGATACTCAATCTAAAGATGTGCCCATTACTACAGGCACCAAATTCATCCCCTTGAACATTAAGCAAAGGATAATTGATGAGTTTAACTCTAACATTAAGTTTAATCAAAGACATGTGGACAGGATGCAAGTAGAGGCCAACGTAGTAAAgaaggttgtaacacccctcacttggTCTGCACCCGAGCTACAGAATACTACAATAACTACTGGAATTTATACAAATACATACACAATAATAAATAAGAGAAATGACTACCACATTCAACCTTTAAAGATGAAAACATGACTAATTaaacattttaataaataatagaaatagaaCTATTTGAGAAAGAAGgatcattttgaaaatttttgaaattcaaTGTAAGTATCGATACTAGGCAAGCAAGTATCGATATTCATGTGTTAGGTATCGATACTAAAGTAAGTATCGATGCCATTCTAGCTCTCTACTTTGGTTCAAAATGTTTTATCGATACCTTTGTAGGGGTATCGATATTTTATCACGAgtatcaatatttttataaaatcttaTGTATTTTCAGGCAAAAATGAACTTTTAgatagatatttttattttttaaagctttttaaaatttgaattttgaagaagtaaaactaaattgaaagaatgtgtagatttaagggttaaatttactgaatttttaaaattgaaactaaattgataaaatatgtaaatattaaagaactaaaattgttattatactaaTAGGAAAAGACTACTATTAATTATTTAGAAATGGGCTCAATATTAAATTTCAATTACattagtgactaaaatataatttttaacttaagtgataaaaacaaaaaaaaaaattatagtttaCCCTAGCTTATATTTGTGAGGGAAAAAATACATAGTTTATATTTTATGTTCCAAACCATATCACTTGAATAGAATTGGGAAACATGGTTACTCAACAAGTCCTGCATGAGGTGCGTGTGGATTTCTCCTCAACCATTAATGAATAGAATTGGAAAACATGGTTGGCCAAGCTTTTTGTTAATTATAGTCAATCCAGATGTAAAGCGATTAGCTATTGGCTTTTGGGCATTGTGGTTCAACCGAAACAGTATCTACCATGAAGGTGCAGGTAAAAGTGCACATGGGGTCATATCTTTCATTAAGGCATACATTACTGAAATGGACAGATTGGAAAATACTACATCTACTATGCAATTCTCAGTAGACGTCTTGAAACTCAATTTTGATGCTTCTTTTCAACAAGATACGAACAGATCGGTTTCCGGTATTATAGTAAGGAATGCGAAGGATTAATCATGGCAGCATGTACGCACCTAAATCAGTGCTCTAGTGAAAGAAGTTAAAGCAAGGATTCGAAGTTTTGAGAGTATCAACTTTAGTTTCGTACCTCGCTGTGCAAACAACGCTGCTCATGTATTCGCTGAGGAAGGGCAGTCACATGCATCCTCTATGTATTGGGTAGAAGAAGCTTCGACGAGTCTGGAAAGAGCGGCAGAACGGGACCGATGGTGGTTGAATGGCAATGTTTGAGTTTCTGAAATTGAAGGAATTCTGACCTTTGGACTCCGATTATTTCAGACCAAGGAAAGATCTCgattcattttcttatgatttcatGCCTTACAACTAAAAGGAAAgatctctgtttttttttttccttttttttttaatgtttgttTCAGTTCTCTAGATAGTGATTTTATTTCCCGAAAGGCAGTTATGGCTGGTGGTAGCTTAAACGTTTTTTTGGGTTGTTGTGGCAGTGTAATTTCAACTCCCCTCTTTTAATAAAGGGTgaactatcaaaatagtcacttttatttactttaagttatattttagttatttatgtttaaaatattacgttttagttaATTATATTAACATGTTATAACATCTTAATTACTAAACTATTAATTGCTGTTAACAATGTAATGGTAAGATGAGGtaacacgttaaatcatcatattttaagttaaattatacaattggtactcatattttttcgttttgagcaatttaattttttttatgttcttttaattttccttttttcaTCCTCTTCTACTTCTCCCCTATATTCTTTCCTCCTTCATCTCTTTTAATGTAATTTTCCTATGTTTTCTATTTATTAAAACTAACggagaagaagaaaaggaaaataaaaaagaaaaagaaaaagaaaaataaattgttaaaaatatagaagtataaagactaattttaacaaatgaaaagtaaagaaaaaattaaaagaacataaaataaaaagattaaattgatcaaaacaaaaaaaatagggaccaattatataatttaacttaaaatttttgtttaaaatgatgatttaacgtgctaCGTCAGTTTACCGTTACACCGCTAACGACAATTAACGACCCAATgattaaaatgttacaacacgttagtgtaagtgactaaaatattacatttcaaacataaatgactaaaatataatatgaggtaaataaaaatgactattttaatagtttagccaatatatataaagaaattgagaggaagaaaattaagaaaagaaATGGTTGGAAGATGCTGCAAATTGTAGTATCATATAAAGTAAAATCAAAGAGCGTCCAAAACTAATTCCACAATAATATTAAACTGAATGGGAAAGTCCAACGCCGCCTCTTAGCAACTAGACCAACCCCCGCAGACCTTTTGAAGTCTTTGCCCTAACCTTTTGGATTAATTGCACTCcatattttcaatgtatgattcaTATTTTATATTGGTCCTAAATTTCAAAACATTGGAATTGAACACTCAAtctgtttttttttattaaatattagcTTAAATTTTACTTGTTTAGATATGATATATTAAAAAGATAACTTCCCTACATTTTATTAATActattattttaaatcattacATTTAAATTTAGGtacacttatttacaatttaatttgctTAATTTAGATGCTTAAACTGACCATTGACTTTGAGGACTCGTTAATTATCTTTGTGAAGGTTAGGTGATAATAGTGTAGGGACTTTTGAAGAAAATAATCCtaacatttttcatgttttttttcTTAGGACAAGTTCTGCTTCAGACATAGACATATAAAATCCAAAAGAACAGaaaaagaggaaaagaaaattctTCTTGGTTCGAGTTTAATTTCACTAAGGTCTTAAACATTTTAAAGCGGAAAAGGTTTACTACCTCCTTCGATTTGTTTTTTTGTCCCCTTTGTAGAGAGAGCTAGATCGAGAGAGCGAGACACAGACGAggtctctgttttttttttttttgatgggTATTATCTCAAATCTAAGAGGACCAAGAACCCAAGAACATGGGTTGCCCTTATCTGATAGTTTGCCATCTTCCACATCAGTTTCCAACAAGACAAAATGTTCCAATTTGATGCCTTTAGTTGTGGCCCTTGTAGTCATAGCTGAAATTGCGTTTTTGGGTCGTCTTGACATGGCCAAAAATGCTGCCTTTTTCGATTCATGGCCTGAGATGTTCTATAAATACCACCCTTCTGATGGAGCAGAGGTTGCTGGCGTTGAAAAGCTCGATATTGAAACATTGGGTGGCGATCAGAACTTGTTTAAAGAGAGCTGTGAGGAGTGGCTTGAAAGAGAAGATGGCGTGATTTATTCAAGGGATTTTGCCAAGGATCCCATCTGGGTTTCTGGTGCTGACCAGGtttcttcaccatttcttcttcttcttccttttttcctttctttttttgagATAAAATGATAGGATGATCAATTGTCTTCTTTTGGTCTTTGAAAGGTCGTTAGATAATTTAGCGTATTGAAACTGCACTTATCTGTTTCAAATTGGAACCTTTAGCTTTTAAGAttctgatttttttttcaaatcgatTTTTCTATGAAATTGTTATTCTTACACAGTTATTTGCACAATTTGACAGAATCATAGGAATTGTATTAACAATATGAATTATAGCTTTTAAGGGAAGATCATCTCTCTATAGAATTTTTTAAGGTGGTCAAAGGAACATATATAAGTTTATTTTACCTCTCCTCTATTTTTTGTTATATATAACATTAGGAGTTAAAAAATGTTACTGACTGATGCTAATTCACTCTAAAATGTTCTTATCATTTTGCATATTGATATTCGTGGCTTTGGTGTTATGTAGAAGTTGAACTTTCCTTGATGACTCTGGGGAGTTTAGTCCATCTGGCTAAGTGGTTTTAGGTTTAATAAATGTTTCCTTGCGTATTCCTAACTTCCTCTTCATGGTTATGTAGGAGTGGGAAACTTGTGCTGTTAGTTGTAAGTTTGGGTTTGATCCCAGTAAGAAGCCTGATGCTGCCTTTGGTTTGCCTCAACAATCTGGAGTAGCTAGTGTGCTGCGCTCGATGGAATCGGCTTCGTACTATTCAGAGAATAATCTTGCTCAGGCACGACGGTGGGTAAGCACTATCTGTAATGACTTGGTTGCATTTGAAACTAACACGGATTTTGCCATAATGTTGTGGGGCTTCTTTTCTGCTCATTAAGCACTTTATTTCTTTCCAATATTCTCTTTACCAAGCTTTTGCCTGCATTTCCCAGAATCTAAGCTCATAGACATGGCTACATGTGTCCTTATGTTTTCCATGATATTTAGCATGTACTTCTAATATGTTTATATAATGTTAACAGTTTGTGAGATTTTATCTAAAAGCATTCAGTAACTCCATTAGCATCTTTTTTGTAATTAAGCTGGCTTCTATTCTGGAAATGTTCGACATAAATGAACTTGACTATTGACCCTTAAACTGTTGTATGTGTGCCAGTTGTTTCACTGAATAAGTGTCCTGCAGAGCAATGCTAAAAGTGGATTCTGGTTAATGGGGAAGTTTCTGTAATgctaaaagtttttatttttccttttccttttggaTTAGGAGGGGTTATGATATTGTAATGACAACTAGCCTTTCATCGGATGTTCCTGTTGGATATTTTTCATGGGCCGAGTATGATATCATGGCACCAGTGATGCCAAAGACTGAAAAGGCCTATGCAGCTGCTTTCATTTCTAATTGTGGTGCCCGCAACTTTCGTTTGGAAGCACTTGTTGGGCTTGAAAAGGCAAATATCAAGATAGATTCTTATGGTAGTTGCCGTAGAAATCGCGATGGAAACGGTGAGACGAGTTTTTGTTTTGTTAggcttttttatattttaagtaattataTACTGAAATGCACTCTGATATTAAACCGCTAAATGTTGTAGTTGTCTAATTTTTGGTACTTCCTATATGTAAACTACAAGTTATTGATGTCTATGTTTTTTATTACTTAAATATTTCCTGCATTTCTGAGGTTTCAATACTCTATACCTGAGGTGTAGCTTTGTATATTTCTTACTCCGGGTAAATAAACCTGGAATTTCACAGTGCACTACTCTCATAATGATAATGGTTTCTCGAAAATAGTGAGAGATCTATTTTTTTTACCTCCTCAAGTGACAACTCTAGCCAAATCAGCATTTCTGCTCAGCCATTCTGGTTTCACTTGAACTTTTTTCTCCCTCTATCTCTATTATCATTAGTAATATGCATACATTATACATACGAGACAGTATCCATAGCTATACATGTTAGTTGCTCCAGCTATCAATTTCAGCATGTTATTTTGTCGGTATAAAAAGGATATGGGCCGTTTTAGCAAAAGACTGTTTGGGAGGAATTGTTTTCCTCAAAATGCGCCTCATGTAAAGTAGCTCATAGATATATTTCATGTAAATTTTGCAGTGGACAAAGTTGAAACTCTGAAACGCTATAAGTTTAGCTTGGCTTTTGAGAACTCCAATGAGGAGGATTATGTCACTGAAAAGTTTTTCCAGTCTCTTGTTGCAGGTATGAACATTACTTCAACTCACAGTTTAAACATTATTTTATGACAAACGATTTGATAGATAGAAATATTTGTTCCCGGTTCATTTGTTCCTTTTGATTGATGCTACAAAACTCAATTGTGCCCATGTCTCTTGAAAGAACCTAAATGACTCCATGGGGTTTCTAATAAAATCAACAAATGAATTTTgccaaaaattgaaaaaatattatAACTAATTTCTTGGAGAGTTTTGAGAAGGTTAAAATGTGCTAGAAGTCCCTCTACTGTTTGTGCATTTTGAATTTTGTCCGTAATTATTTCAAGAAATTTAATCCATCTAATTTTTGGATTTAAAAATGCAAGTCCAATTGTTACCatcattattatgtttttgttcAATTCAGGTTCATTATATTTTTTCTACATGGCTACCAAGTGATGAAATGTCAGGCCAGTAAATTTATCAGAAAAATTCTAATGATATTAATAATTAGACCTGAATTTTAACGATATTAACTTTTGTAGGAACCATACCTGTTGTTGTTGGTGCTCCAAATATTGAAGACTTTGCACCGTCTCACAGTTCATATTTACATATCAAGGAACTGGAGGATGTTCCATCAATTGCAAAGAAAATGAAGTACCTCTCGGAAGACCCCAATGCTTATAATCAATCACTAAGGTGTTGTTCAATCCCAGGAATCAAATATGCTAAATTGCTAATATACCAGAAACCTGTTTCTTATTGTTCAATAATTAAACAGACCCCTCTCCCCTTTTTATGAGATTTTTTGATGGTTTGATTTCTAGTTTGGGTTCATAATTTAGAATCTTGTTCACAATGTGATATACATGAATTAGGTGGAAGTACGAAGGACCGTCTGATTCTTTCAAGGCCCTCGTGGATATGGCTGCTGTTCATTCATCATGTCGGCTGTGCATTCACTTGGCAACCGTCATCCAACAGAAAGAAGAAAGGAGGTCTGACTTCAAGAAACGCCCCTGCAAGTGTACCAGAGGTTCAGAAACCGTGTATCATATATATGTAAGAGAGCGAGGAAGGTTTAAGATGGATTCTATTTTCTTGAGGTATTTGCTACTAGTACATTGTTACAACTCATTTTTATTAATCCTTTTTTTTTATCTGGACTTGATTCGACATTCTTTTAACATAACAATCAATGGAAAAAGTAGTTGAAACCATGTAAGTGTTGCATTCTTAAGCATGAGCCAATTTGTCAATGTGTCGATAGGTTGGTGGCAGTTAATTCACTTATTCCTTCAATTTCAAAACTGGAGGAAGATCCTTATTTCTGACATTGATGACCAGGTCTGGCAATTTGACTCTCGAGGCCTTGGAGGCTGCAGTGCTTAAGAAGTTTAAGTCTCTGAAACACGTGCCAATTTGGAAGCAGGAGAGGCCCAAAAGCATAAGAGGGGGGGATGAACTGAAGGTATACAGAGTCTATCCTGTTGGCTTGACACAAAGACAGGCTTTATATACCTTCAAGTTCAAAGGGGATGCTGATCTCAGGAGCCACATTGAAAACAACCCTTGTCCAAAGTTTGAAGTCATTTTTGTCTAGATTGAAGGTCACATTATCTCAACTTTACAAATAGTTGACAGATTCCCCATCTCAGTGCTGTTTGCTGAAAATAGTTCCTGAAAGATCAAGGCAACCTCATGCAGGTGTTAAGAATATCGTATATATGTATCATTGATGAGCTGTTAAGCTATAGCTGATAGAGATGGGGATGGTTATAATTTTACTGATGGCTCTGTTAGTTTTAGCCCACTTTGCATCTGACCCTTTGAGATTTAGCTTCAGAATTCTTCAAAGCATTAATAAAAAGATTGGATAATTTAGTTTTAATATAGATATGTTCAAGAATCAGTGTGTATAAGTTGCTACTGGAGAATCTCTCTGTTATACCTAGTATGAATCACTGGGCTCGGGTTTCATAAGgctctttgtgtgtgttttcCTGGTTGTATAGTTAATTGGGCTGGTTTGTGCTGTAATCTATCTTGTCTATGTGAGAAGTTTAATGTTTCTTGGATTTAGGATGGGGGAATGTTAGATCGGAACAtgtgtatttaatttttaaagtatatatatatataggtatatatatatatataggtatatataattttaaaatataattatgatataaaaataaataagtagGATATAAGTACAAAACATTATTTAATTTACAAATAATCTGTATCTTATATTCTTATTAATTatgtaaatataatttatatattaaatatataaatataataacttTTAACTCTAAAAAATTACAATGTCTTTAAAACGtataaaaagaaaagacattgagcaCTATGGATATGGTTACCTAAGTTGTTGaaagtttgtttttttttttttgggggtgggGTAATGTACTACAAGGGTGTTTAAATTACTTCTCTTTGTTTAAAGGAGTATTTGTGTTGTAGTTAAATAAACTCGTAATCAATTATTTTTAGCCATAAAAGCTATTGATTTTAATGTTAACAAAACTGTGAATTTCATGTTCTTTATCTTAATTTTTATGTTGATATAATAgaaaatatatacattttaacataaattttaaaagagtaattaaaatttttaaaagaatgatTAAGCCTGTTACATAGATAAacactttcaaaaaaatttaaatattatattatttaaatgtaaattgctttaaaattttaaaaatattgtcctttaatattaaaattaagggCTTTTCACCATTTCAATAGGGATGGATTCTTTCTGTGATAGCAATGAGGAAGGGGATAATCTCCCTGGTAATCCGAGCACTAAGAAAGTTTGCTTCAACTATTCGGAGTCTAATCCGGATGTTGAGATGGTTGTTGATTTAACGTCGGCGCCAACTTTGTCTTGGAAAGATTTGGTTTTGGGGAAAGGTCCCATTGAATCAAAAGGGATGAATGAAGTTGGCTTTGCTAATGGGGAATTTTCCCTACTTGAAGGTGATGTCAAGAAGTTGGTGGTCAACGGTATCCCCGCTATTGAATTCTCAGATAAGGTCCACGAACTCTTAGTCAAGGACATGTCCACTTCTGTGGTTCTTAAGTTGTTGGAGAGGAATACCGACTTTGCGGCTCTGCAGAATAAGGTTTATGGATTGTGGAGACCCTCTCAACCTTTTCAATTGATGGACATTGAAAATGGCTATTTCTTAGCCAAGTTCCAAAATTCTGATTATTATGAGATGGTTTTGTCATAGGTACCTTGGCTTATCTTTGAGCTGTATCTAACGGTGCAACCTTGGACAAATTGATTTTAATCCAGCGCATCCTTATCCTAGTACTGTTCTGGAAGGAGGTTTTATGGAAATTTGGGGGAACGGTTGGGAAGGTGACCAAATTGGATTTCAATACAAACAGTGAAACGAGAGGACGATATGTGCGCATGGTAGTTTATTTAATTTGGAAAAACCACTGCTTTCACAAGTTCTAATATTGAGTATGAAAGCCTACCAGTGGTGTGCTTCTTGTGTGGGCGGTATGGCCATTGTCTGCATGGTTTAATAGCAGTGGGTTCACCGAGGAAGACAATCCCGATGACTAGAACTTCCCACGCGGTTACTGGTACGACGACTGGAATAGGCGACTTTGGCCCTTGGATGTTGGTGGAGAGGAAGACTAGGCATAACCCATGTGAGGATAGAAAAATTGCGAAGTTTGAAAGTGGGGAAAAAATCTTCGAGATTGAGATTTCACACACCTTAAACCTTAATTACTCTtgcataatatttttttttaaattttttatcatactattaaatttatattttaaaataa
This window of the Gossypium arboreum isolate Shixiya-1 chromosome 12, ASM2569848v2, whole genome shotgun sequence genome carries:
- the LOC108476746 gene encoding glycoprotein 3-alpha-L-fucosyltransferase A-like translates to MGIISNLRGPRTQEHGLPLSDSLPSSTSVSNKTKCSNLMPLVVALVVIAEIAFLGRLDMAKNAAFFDSWPEMFYKYHPSDGAEVAGVEKLDIETLGGDQNLFKESCEEWLEREDGVIYSRDFAKDPIWVSGADQEWETCAVSCKFGFDPSKKPDAAFGLPQQSGVASVLRSMESASYYSENNLAQARRRGYDIVMTTSLSSDVPVGYFSWAEYDIMAPVMPKTEKAYAAAFISNCGARNFRLEALVGLEKANIKIDSYGSCRRNRDGNVDKVETLKRYKFSLAFENSNEEDYVTEKFFQSLVAGTIPVVVGAPNIEDFAPSHSSYLHIKELEDVPSIAKKMKYLSEDPNAYNQSLRWKYEGPSDSFKALVDMAAVHSSCRLCIHLATVIQQKEERRSDFKKRPCKCTRGSETVYHIYVRERGRFKMDSIFLRSGNLTLEALEAAVLKKFKSLKHVPIWKQERPKSIRGGDELKVYRVYPVGLTQRQALYTFKFKGDADLRSHIENNPCPKFEVIFV